A single genomic interval of Prionailurus viverrinus isolate Anna chromosome A2, UM_Priviv_1.0, whole genome shotgun sequence harbors:
- the IKZF1 gene encoding DNA-binding protein Ikaros isoform X16, whose product MGLPGTLYPVIKEEANHSEMAEDLCKIGSERSLVLDRLASNVAKRKSSMPQKFVGDKCLSDMPYDGGASYEKENEMMQTHVMDQAINNAISYLGAESLRPLVQTPPGSSEVVPGISPMYQLHKPHAEGPPRSNHAAQDSAVENLLLLSKAKSVSSEREASPNNSCQDSTDTESNAEEQRGGLIYLTNHITPHARNGLSIKEEHAAYDVLRAASDGSQDACRVIGAGGEPMKVYKCEHCRVLFLDHVMYTIHMGCHGFRDPFECNMCGYHSQDRYEFSSHITRGEHRFHMS is encoded by the exons ATGGGCCTTCCAGGCACGCTGTACCCAG TCATTAAAGAAGAAGCTAATCACAGTGAGATGGCAGAAGATCTGTGCAAGATAGGATCAGAGAGATCCCTCGTGCTGGACAGACTAGCAAGTAACGTCGCCAAACGTAAGAGCTCTATGCCTCAGAAATTTGTTG GGGACAAGTGTCTGTCGGACATGCCCTACGACGGCGGCGCCAGCTACGAGAAGGAAAACGAGATGATGCAGACCCACGTGATGGACCAAGCCATCAACAACGCCATCAGCTACCTGGGGGCCGAGTCCCTGCGCCCCCTGGTGCAGACGCCCCCGGGCAGCTCGGAGGTCGTCCCGGGCATCAGCCCCATGTACCAGCTCCACAAGCCCCACGCGGAGGGCCCCCCGCGGTCCAACCACGCGGCCCAGGACAGCGCCGTGGAGAACCTGCTGCTGCTCTCCAAGGCCAAGTCCGTGTCCTCCGAGAGGGAGGCGTCCCCGAACAACAGCTGCCAAGACTCGACGGACACCGAGAGCAACGCCGAGGAGCAGCGGGGCGGCCTCATCTACCTGACCAACCACATCACGCCCCACGCGCGCAACGGCCTGTCCATCAAGGAGGAGCACGCGGCCTACGACGTGCTGCGGGCGGCCTCCGACGGCTCCCAGGACGCCTGCCGCGTGATCGGCGCGGGCGGGGAGCCCATGAAGGTGTACAAGTGCGAACACTGCAGGGTGCTCTTCCTGGACCACGTCATGTACACCATCCACATGGGCTGTCACGGCTTCCGTGATCCTTTTGAGTGCAACATGTGCGGCTACCACAGCCAGGACCGCTACGAGTTCTCGTCCCACATCACCCGGGGCGAGCACCGCTTCCACATGAGCTAA